In a genomic window of Flavobacterium lipolyticum:
- a CDS encoding helix-turn-helix domain-containing protein, with the protein MKNYSINKTPSQVQSELAEQFRKFRKSKKIAQSELANKSGVSLGSIKRFEQTGQISLESLLKLAHLFDRLEDFNSIFKIDTNLKEIEKLFKP; encoded by the coding sequence ATGAAAAACTACTCCATCAACAAAACACCTAGTCAGGTTCAAAGTGAATTAGCCGAGCAATTCAGAAAGTTCAGAAAAAGCAAAAAAATAGCACAATCTGAATTAGCCAATAAATCTGGCGTTTCCCTGGGAAGTATCAAGCGTTTTGAGCAAACTGGGCAAATCTCACTAGAATCTCTATTAAAACTCGCCCACCTCTTTGATCGATTAGAGGATTTCAATTCTATATTTAAAATTGACACCAATTTAAAAGAAATTGAAAAATTATTTAAACCTTAA
- a CDS encoding type II toxin-antitoxin system HipA family toxin gives MQNTSKVKTFLNLGSHKTEIGDLVQNKNKIYFKYHPDFIEGGLEISPFKMKLSREILTPNELHFDGLFGVFSDSIPDGWGKLLLDRKLLSEGISLNSITALDRLTFIDNNSIGAISYEPEHENTNSLSSNIDLDHISDEITTILNGTSEEIIEELFQLGGSSGGARPKILVGFNSKTEQLFYGKSDLPDDFEHWIIKFPSSNDLPDIALIEYAYNKMAQNAGIEVNEFRLFKSKKGNYFFGCKRFDRIKNEKIHLHSVSGLLHDNYRMSTLDYGHLMDCAFILEKDFNAYAKVLRLATFNVLAHNRDDHSKNFSFLMNKNGDWKFSPAYDLTFSNSSYGLHSTTVAGESKNPGLKQLHELARHFGVKNANQIFEEVSQSLSLFEKIASSLDISKSSVKLIKSNLLV, from the coding sequence ATGCAAAATACTTCAAAAGTAAAAACCTTTTTAAATCTTGGAAGCCATAAGACAGAAATAGGTGATTTAGTGCAAAATAAAAACAAAATCTATTTCAAATACCATCCCGATTTTATAGAAGGCGGCTTAGAAATTTCACCCTTTAAAATGAAATTATCCAGAGAAATCCTCACTCCGAACGAACTTCATTTTGACGGACTTTTTGGTGTTTTCTCTGATTCTATTCCTGATGGATGGGGGAAATTACTGCTTGACAGAAAATTACTCTCTGAAGGAATCAGCTTAAATAGTATAACAGCATTAGACCGATTAACTTTTATTGATAATAATAGCATTGGAGCCATTTCATATGAGCCAGAACATGAAAACACAAACAGCCTTTCAAGTAACATTGATTTAGATCATATTTCAGATGAAATAACAACTATTCTAAACGGAACTTCTGAAGAAATAATAGAAGAACTGTTTCAACTTGGAGGCTCATCCGGTGGAGCAAGACCCAAAATCTTAGTAGGCTTTAATTCCAAAACAGAACAACTATTTTATGGAAAATCTGATTTACCGGATGATTTCGAACATTGGATCATTAAATTCCCTTCTTCTAATGATTTGCCAGACATCGCATTAATTGAATACGCTTACAATAAAATGGCGCAAAATGCAGGAATTGAAGTCAACGAATTTCGCTTATTCAAAAGTAAAAAAGGCAATTATTTTTTTGGCTGTAAGCGTTTTGACAGAATAAAGAATGAAAAAATCCACCTTCACTCTGTGTCAGGATTATTACATGACAACTACAGAATGAGCACTTTAGATTACGGACATTTAATGGATTGTGCATTTATATTAGAAAAAGACTTTAATGCCTATGCCAAAGTATTACGATTGGCTACTTTTAATGTTTTGGCACATAACAGAGACGATCATAGCAAAAATTTCTCTTTTCTGATGAATAAAAATGGAGATTGGAAATTTTCACCTGCTTATGACCTGACTTTTTCTAATTCCTCATACGGGCTTCATAGTACAACTGTAGCCGGAGAAAGCAAAAACCCCGGACTAAAGCAACTACATGAATTAGCGAGACATTTTGGTGTTAAAAATGCGAATCAAATTTTTGAAGAAGTAAGTCAATCCTTGAGTCTGTTCGAAAAAATAGCATCTTCCTTAGATATCAGCAAAAGCTCTGTCAAACTAATAAAAAGCAATTTATTAGTTTAA
- the pbpC gene encoding penicillin-binding protein 1C, translated as MKNKLKAFLQRIINWIKKNKIKSAIAFVLLLIYYFSIPRTLFKEPYSTVIESKEGELLGAKIAPDGQWRFPAQDSVPDKFKKCIVYFEDEYFYKHPGFNPVAMVNAIKQNQKAGKVVRGGSTLTQQVIRLSRKGKGRTYFEKLIEMILATRLELGYSKDEILELYAAHAPFGGNVVGLEMASWRYFGVQSNQLSWAENATLAVLPNAPSLIYPGKNQIKLLNKRNRLLLKLHKEGVIDQQTYELAIEEPLPQKPYDLPQIAPHLLQRAAKDQEGTRVKTTIDYALQNRVNQIARYYYNQYKQNEVYNLAILVIDVSNRNVISYVGNAPTDKDHQKDVDIIDAPRSTGSILKPLLYAGMLDDGELLPNTLVADIPTQIAGYTPQNFNLTFDGAVPAHRALSRSLNIPSVLMLQEFGVNKFYEELQKFKLKDINKTPDHYGLSLILGGAESNLWDLCRTYANLSSTLNYYVKNQAQYRTNEFTELNYKSNFEPDFGSESDQKNILGAGSIWAAYNAMEEVNRPEGDEAWKFYDSSLKIAWKTGTSFGNRDAWAIGTNSRYVVGIWVGNATGEGRPTLTGVTSAAPILFDVFNLLPRQRWFQTPYKDLAEVEVCRLSGYLAKDGCPKIKQWVPKKGKSTSVCPYHKTVHLDITGQFQVNSSCESIDNMVTKNWFVLPPVMAWYYKSQHIEYSPLPPFKEGCQGTQTTTMDFIYPKTNGKIYLTKDFNSKVQPVILKVAYSEREKELFWYVDDVYKATTKTFHELPVTPTSGTHYITVVDASGNEIRRKIEIVRE; from the coding sequence TTGAAAAATAAATTGAAAGCGTTTCTTCAACGCATTATAAACTGGATCAAAAAGAACAAAATAAAATCAGCAATTGCATTTGTGCTTTTGCTGATTTATTATTTCTCCATTCCCCGAACATTGTTTAAAGAGCCGTACTCAACGGTTATCGAAAGTAAAGAAGGAGAACTGCTGGGAGCTAAAATTGCTCCTGATGGGCAATGGCGTTTTCCGGCACAGGATAGTGTACCGGATAAATTCAAAAAATGTATTGTTTATTTTGAAGACGAGTATTTCTATAAACACCCCGGTTTTAATCCGGTTGCGATGGTAAATGCCATCAAACAAAACCAAAAAGCAGGAAAAGTAGTTCGCGGAGGAAGCACACTGACGCAACAAGTCATCCGATTGTCCCGAAAAGGAAAAGGAAGAACCTATTTTGAAAAATTGATTGAAATGATTCTCGCCACGCGATTGGAGTTAGGCTATTCTAAAGATGAAATTCTCGAGTTGTATGCGGCCCATGCTCCGTTTGGAGGCAATGTTGTCGGGCTCGAAATGGCCTCGTGGCGTTATTTTGGCGTTCAGTCCAATCAATTATCATGGGCAGAGAACGCTACTTTGGCAGTTTTACCTAATGCACCGAGTCTAATCTATCCGGGAAAAAATCAGATCAAATTATTGAACAAGCGAAACCGACTTCTTCTTAAACTGCATAAAGAAGGCGTAATCGATCAGCAAACGTATGAACTTGCTATTGAAGAACCTTTGCCTCAAAAACCGTATGATTTGCCTCAGATAGCGCCTCATTTATTGCAAAGAGCCGCTAAAGATCAGGAAGGAACAAGGGTAAAGACTACGATTGATTATGCGCTGCAAAACAGAGTCAATCAAATTGCAAGATATTATTACAATCAATACAAACAGAATGAAGTATACAATCTGGCGATTTTGGTCATTGATGTTTCCAATCGAAATGTAATCAGTTACGTAGGGAATGCTCCAACCGATAAAGACCATCAAAAAGATGTTGATATTATTGACGCACCCAGAAGTACAGGGAGTATCTTGAAACCTCTTTTATATGCCGGAATGCTGGACGATGGTGAATTATTGCCGAATACTTTAGTTGCCGATATTCCAACGCAGATTGCCGGGTATACTCCGCAAAATTTCAATCTGACCTTTGACGGAGCAGTGCCGGCACATCGGGCTTTGTCGCGCTCTCTCAATATCCCGTCGGTTTTGATGCTGCAGGAGTTTGGCGTGAATAAATTTTATGAGGAATTGCAGAAATTTAAATTGAAGGATATCAATAAAACACCCGATCATTATGGATTATCCCTTATTTTAGGAGGAGCCGAAAGCAATTTGTGGGATCTATGCCGAACGTATGCAAATTTGTCTTCTACACTAAATTATTATGTTAAGAATCAGGCTCAATACCGAACGAATGAATTTACGGAATTAAATTATAAGAGCAATTTTGAGCCCGATTTTGGCTCCGAAAGTGATCAGAAGAATATCTTGGGTGCCGGATCAATTTGGGCGGCTTACAACGCCATGGAAGAGGTCAACAGGCCGGAAGGAGATGAAGCCTGGAAGTTTTACGACAGCTCGCTTAAAATTGCCTGGAAAACCGGAACCAGTTTTGGTAATCGCGATGCCTGGGCAATTGGTACAAATTCAAGATATGTGGTGGGAATCTGGGTTGGGAATGCAACAGGTGAGGGGAGGCCTACTTTAACAGGAGTTACAAGTGCCGCACCGATTTTATTTGATGTTTTTAATTTACTGCCAAGACAAAGATGGTTTCAAACGCCTTATAAAGATTTAGCAGAAGTTGAGGTTTGTCGTTTAAGCGGTTATTTGGCCAAAGACGGCTGTCCGAAAATAAAGCAATGGGTTCCCAAAAAAGGGAAGTCGACCAGCGTTTGTCCGTATCACAAAACGGTTCATCTCGATATAACCGGACAATTTCAGGTAAACAGCAGTTGTGAGAGTATTGATAATATGGTGACAAAAAACTGGTTTGTTCTGCCTCCGGTTATGGCATGGTATTACAAAAGCCAGCATATTGAGTACTCGCCTTTGCCTCCGTTTAAAGAAGGCTGTCAGGGTACACAAACCACAACAATGGATTTTATTTATCCCAAAACCAATGGTAAAATTTATTTAACCAAAGATTTTAATAGCAAAGTTCAGCCCGTGATTTTAAAAGTAGCCTATTCCGAAAGAGAAAAAGAGCTTTTTTGGTACGTGGATGACGTTTATAAAGCCACCACAAAAACTTTTCACGAATTGCCGGTTACGCCTACTTCAGGAACGCATTATATCACAGTAGTAGATGCTTCTGGCAATGAAATCAGACGAAAAATTGAAATTGTGAGGGAGTAA